From the Bacillus tuaregi genome, one window contains:
- a CDS encoding MerR family DNA-binding transcriptional regulator, with the protein MFTIREAAEMLGVATSTLRRWENEGKIKSVRTTGNHRRYTVEELSKIKKVKPLNEKITVGYCRVSSSDQREDLKRQVELVSMYCTAKGYGFEIXISARYHHFNKYYQLLNGLILNILQRSRLDSGIDSVKK; encoded by the coding sequence ATGTTCACAATTAGAGAAGCGGCGGAAATGTTAGGAGTGGCAACATCTACGTTAAGAAGGTGGGAAAACGAAGGAAAAATTAAGTCCGTTCGTACAACAGGCAACCACCGTCGGTATACTGTTGAAGAATTATCTAAAATAAAAAAAGTGAAGCCATTAAATGAAAAAATAACCGTAGGTTATTGTCGCGTTTCTTCTTCTGATCAAAGAGAAGATTTGAAACGTCAGGTAGAACTGGTGAGTATGTATTGTACGGCAAAGGGGTACGGTTTCGAAATANGGATTTCAGCAAGATATCACCATTTTAACAAATACTACCAATTATTGAACGGTTTAATATTAAATATACTTCAGAGAAGTAGACTCGACAGTGGCATAGATTCTGTTAAAAAATAA